In Cervus canadensis isolate Bull #8, Minnesota chromosome 6, ASM1932006v1, whole genome shotgun sequence, one DNA window encodes the following:
- the LIN52 gene encoding protein lin-52 homolog isoform X7: MGAGRRTRLLGLRVGFLFGGVAYGSKLSRRRLATSRDMGWKMASPTDGADLEASLLSFEKLDRASPDLWPEQLPGVAEFAASFKSPITSSPPKWMAEIERDDIDMLKELGSLTTANLMEKPER, translated from the exons ATGGGGGCGGGGAGACGAACCCGGCTCCTGGGTTTGAGGGTAGGGTTTCTCTTTGGGGGCGTGGCTTACGGATCCAAGCTTTCCCGCCGACGGTTGGCCACGTCACGTGACATGGGTTGGAAGATGGCGTCTCCCACGGACG GGGCAGATCTAGAAGCATCTTTGCTAAGTTTTGAAAAACTTGACCGGGCTTCACCAGACCTTTGGCCAGAACAGT taccaGGTGTTGCTGAATTTGCAGCTTCCTTCAAAAGT CCTATTACTAGCTCTCCACCCAAATGGATGGCTGAAATAGAACGTGATGACATCGACATGTTGAAAG AACTGGGGAGCCTCACCACAGCTAACTTGATGGAGAAG
- the ALDH6A1 gene encoding methylmalonate-semialdehyde dehydrogenase [acylating], mitochondrial, which translates to MAAVAAAAAALRARILQVSSKVNSSWQQASSFSSSSVPTVKLFIDGKFIESKSDKWIDIHNPATNEVIGRVPQSTKAEMDAAVSSCKRTFPAWADTSILSRQQVLLRYQQLIKENLKEIARLITLEQGKTLADAEGDVFRGLQVVEHACSVTSLILGETMPSITKDMDLYSYRLPLGVCAGIAPFNFPAMIPLWMFPMAMVCGNTFLMKPSERVPGATMLLAKLFQDSGAPDGTLNIIHGQHEAVNFICDHPDIKAISFVGSNQAGEYIFERGSRHGKRVQANMGAKNHGVVMPDANKENTLNQLVGAAFGAAGQRCMALSTAILVGEAKKWLPELVERAKKLRVNAGDQPGADLGPLITPQAKERVCNLIDSGTKEGASILLDGRSIKVKGYENGNFVGPTIISNVKPNMTCYKEEIFGPVLVVLETDTLDEAIKIVNDNPYGNGTAIFTTNGATARKYSHLVDVGQVGVNVPIPVPLPMFSFTGSRASFRGDTNFYGKQGIQFYTQLKTITSQWKEEDASLSSPAVVMPTMGR; encoded by the exons atggcggcggtggcggcggcggcggcggcattGCGGGCCCGGATCCTGCAG GTATCTTCCAAGGTGAATTCCAGTTGGCAGCAAGCATCCTCCTTCTCTTCGTCTTCAGTG CCAACTGTAAAACTCTTCATTGATGGGAAATTTATTGAATCCAAAAGTGACAAATGGATCGACATCCACAATCCC GCCACCAATGAGGTCATTGGTCGGGTCCCTCAGTCCACCAAGGCTGAAATGGATGCAGCAGTTTCTTCCTGCAAACGTACTTTTCCTGCGTGGGCAGACACTTCAATATTAAGCCGTCAGCAGGTCCTGCTCCGCTATCAACAACTCATTAAAGAGAACTTG AAAGAAATTGCCAGGTTGATCACGCTGGAACAAGGGAAGACCCTGGCAGATGCCGAAGGAGATGTGTTTCGAGGCCTTC AGGTGGTTGAGCATGCCTGCAGTGTGACATCCCTCATACTAGGGGAGACCATGCCATCCATCACCAAAGACATGGACCTTTATTCCTACCGTCTGCCTCTGGGGGTGTGCGCAGGCATCGCTCCATTCAATTTTCCTGCCATGATCCCCCTTTGGATGTTTCCCATGGCCATGGTGTGTGGAAATACCTTCCTGATGAAACCATCAGAGCGAGTGCCTGGAGCAACTATGCTTCTTGCCAAGTTGTTTCAGGACTCTGGTGCCCCTGATGGAACACTGAATATCATCCATGGACAACATGAAG ctGTAAATTTTATTTGTGATCATCCGGATATCAAAGCAATCAGCTTTGTGGGATCCAACCAGGCAGGAGAGTACATCTTCGAGCGAGGGTCAAGACATGGCAAGAGAGTTCAAGCCAATATG gGAGCCAAGAACCATGGAGTAGTCATGCCAGATGCAAATAAGGAAAATACCCTGAACCAGTTGGTTGGGGCAGCATTTGGAGCTGCTGGTCAGCGCTGCATGGCTCTTTCAACAGCAATCCTTGTGGGAGAAGCTAAGAAGTGGCTGCCAGAGCTGGTAGAACGTGCCAAAAAACTAAGAGTCAATGCAG GAGACCAGCCTGGAGCTGATCTTGGCCCTCTGATCACCCCCCAGGCAAAAGAGCGTGTCTGTAATCTGATTGATAGTGGAACAAAGGAAGGAGCTTCCATCCTTCTTGATGGGCGAAGTATTAAAGTCAAAGGTTATGAAAATGGGAACTTTGTTGGGCCAACCATCATTTCAAATGTCAAG CCAAACATGACCTGTTACAAGGAGGAGATTTTTGGCCCAGTTCTTGTAGTTCTGGAAACAGACACTTTGGATGAAGCCATCAAGATTGTAAACGACAACCCATATGGAAATGGAACAGCCATCTTCACCACCAATGGAGCCACTGCTCGGAAATATTCCCACCTGGTGGATGTTGGACAG GTTGGGGTGAATGTGCCCATTCCAGTGCCTTTGCCAATGTTCTCATTCACCGGCTCTCGCGCTTCCTTCAGGGGAGACACCAATTTCTATGGCAAACAG GGCATCCAATTCTACACTCAGCTAAAGACTATCACTTCTCAGTGGAAAGAAGAAGATGCTTCTCTTTCCTCACCTGCTGTAGTCATGCCTACCATGGGCCGTTAG
- the LIN52 gene encoding protein lin-52 homolog isoform X5, which translates to MGAGRRTRLLGLRVGFLFGGVAYGSKLSRRRLATSRDMGWKMASPTDGADLEASLLSFEKLDRASPDLWPEQLPGVAEFAASFKSPITSSPPKWMAEIERDDIDMLKELGSLTTANLMEKFAWPQSSFQPY; encoded by the exons ATGGGGGCGGGGAGACGAACCCGGCTCCTGGGTTTGAGGGTAGGGTTTCTCTTTGGGGGCGTGGCTTACGGATCCAAGCTTTCCCGCCGACGGTTGGCCACGTCACGTGACATGGGTTGGAAGATGGCGTCTCCCACGGACG GGGCAGATCTAGAAGCATCTTTGCTAAGTTTTGAAAAACTTGACCGGGCTTCACCAGACCTTTGGCCAGAACAGT taccaGGTGTTGCTGAATTTGCAGCTTCCTTCAAAAGT CCTATTACTAGCTCTCCACCCAAATGGATGGCTGAAATAGAACGTGATGACATCGACATGTTGAAAG AACTGGGGAGCCTCACCACAGCTAACTTGATGGAGAAG